One part of the Algibacter sp. L1A34 genome encodes these proteins:
- a CDS encoding alpha/beta hydrolase, with the protein MKLNIIIITFLLFVSCKETSKVERLIKEETMINIHAKKLPNAQLYSGALLRIDSLSSKYIKSRPVDIWLPENYSKDKKYAVLYMHDGQNLFDSTTTWNKQEWKVDEWATQLVKEGKIKDFIVVGIHNIPEIRWQDLFPQKAFGYLTNVDKEAIINEAKSQKISLNFNGDNYLKFLVEELKPIIDSEFSVFTNQENTMVSGSSMGGLMSMYAICEYPNIFGRAACLSTHWEGAEPKENNPVAKAILDYMENNLPNPESHKIYFDYGTKTLDAYYPKFTPEINRILKVNGYTSENSANIEFEGADHSENSWNKRLDVPLVFLLKN; encoded by the coding sequence ATGAAATTAAACATCATTATAATTACGTTTTTACTTTTTGTTTCGTGTAAAGAAACTTCAAAAGTAGAGAGGTTAATTAAAGAAGAAACAATGATTAATATACATGCTAAAAAACTACCAAACGCTCAATTGTATAGCGGAGCATTATTAAGGATAGATAGTCTATCTTCAAAATATATAAAATCTAGACCAGTCGATATTTGGTTGCCCGAAAATTATTCAAAAGATAAAAAATATGCTGTGCTTTATATGCACGATGGGCAAAATCTATTCGACTCTACAACCACATGGAATAAGCAAGAGTGGAAAGTAGATGAATGGGCAACACAATTGGTGAAGGAAGGTAAGATTAAAGATTTTATTGTAGTTGGTATTCACAATATTCCCGAAATTCGATGGCAAGATTTATTTCCTCAGAAAGCTTTTGGTTACTTAACCAATGTTGATAAAGAGGCTATAATAAATGAGGCTAAATCTCAAAAAATTAGCTTGAATTTTAATGGTGATAATTATTTAAAATTTTTAGTTGAAGAGTTAAAACCAATAATCGATTCTGAATTTTCGGTATTTACAAACCAAGAGAACACCATGGTTTCTGGCTCAAGTATGGGAGGGCTTATGAGTATGTATGCAATATGCGAATACCCAAATATTTTTGGAAGAGCAGCTTGTTTGTCTACACATTGGGAGGGTGCTGAACCAAAAGAAAACAACCCGGTGGCAAAAGCAATTTTAGATTATATGGAAAACAACTTGCCTAATCCGGAATCACATAAGATATACTTTGATTATGGTACAAAGACATTAGATGCATATTACCCAAAATTTACACCCGAAATAAATAGAATTTTAAAAGTTAATGGATATACTAGTGAAAACTCTGCGAATATTGAGTTTGAAGGCGCTGATCATTCCGAGAATTCATGGAATAAACGTTTAGATGTTCCATTAGTTTTTTTGTTAAAAAACTAG
- a CDS encoding alpha-amylase family glycosyl hydrolase produces MKAVKYIIVVFLFIGLSCNNEEKVVDKTIEQENRVMNRKEVVYQVFTRLFGNTNTNNKPWGTIEENGVGKFNDFTDKALNEIKDLGVTHIWYTGVPHHDVITDYAKYGISNDDPDVVKGRAGSPYAVKDYYNVNPDLAVNVENRLGEFKALIDRTHAAGLKVIMDIVPNHVARNYKSISRPKGIKDFGENDNKTVVFDANNNFYYNPNEMFKVPDWEHQYMPLGGEKNVLADGEFLEFPAKWTGNGTSASKPNMNDWYETVKINYGISPEGEKYFDELPDGFENEDYKKHFEFWEDKMVPNSWMKFRDIALYWLGFGVDGFRYDMAEMVPVEFWSYMNSSIKMKKPDAFLLAEVYTPSLYRDYIKKGKMDYLYDKVQFYDTLKHVVQGYGKTDNIPPILSDLADIEHHMLHFLENHDEQRIASPDFAGKAEKGKPAMVVSATSTTAPVMIYFGQEVGEDASEEPGFGAPTRTSIFDYIGVPAHQRWVNDKKFDGGQLTESEKGLRDFYKRLLNFTINSSALMGDYADIHQYNREHTENYTDKLFSFVRYSDSEKVIVVSNFDSENRFDFHLKIPENIIKSWQLSDGEYELEDQLYHKVLLKLVVENGLGNVNINLMPLESFILKMK; encoded by the coding sequence ATGAAAGCTGTAAAATATATCATAGTTGTATTTTTATTTATCGGATTAAGTTGTAATAATGAAGAAAAAGTGGTGGATAAAACCATTGAGCAAGAGAACAGAGTAATGAATAGAAAAGAAGTAGTTTACCAAGTGTTTACACGTTTATTTGGTAATACAAATACTAATAATAAACCATGGGGAACCATTGAAGAAAATGGTGTAGGTAAGTTTAACGATTTTACAGACAAAGCTTTAAATGAAATAAAAGATTTAGGAGTAACTCATATTTGGTATACAGGTGTGCCACATCACGATGTAATTACCGATTATGCCAAATACGGTATTTCTAACGACGATCCCGATGTGGTAAAAGGTCGTGCAGGTTCGCCATATGCAGTTAAAGATTACTACAATGTAAATCCAGATTTAGCAGTAAATGTAGAAAATAGATTAGGGGAGTTTAAAGCCTTAATTGATCGTACACACGCGGCTGGATTAAAAGTTATTATGGATATAGTGCCTAACCATGTTGCGAGAAATTACAAAAGTATTTCGAGACCAAAAGGCATAAAGGATTTTGGCGAAAATGATAATAAAACAGTAGTTTTCGATGCGAATAATAACTTTTATTATAACCCTAACGAAATGTTTAAGGTGCCAGATTGGGAACACCAATATATGCCTTTGGGTGGCGAGAAGAATGTGTTGGCTGATGGTGAGTTTCTTGAGTTTCCTGCTAAGTGGACTGGTAATGGCACAAGTGCTTCTAAGCCAAATATGAACGATTGGTACGAAACTGTAAAAATAAATTATGGAATTTCGCCCGAAGGAGAAAAGTATTTTGATGAATTACCTGATGGATTTGAAAATGAAGATTATAAAAAACATTTTGAATTTTGGGAAGATAAAATGGTTCCGAATTCTTGGATGAAATTTAGAGATATTGCATTGTATTGGTTAGGTTTTGGGGTCGACGGATTTCGTTATGATATGGCCGAAATGGTACCGGTCGAATTTTGGAGTTATATGAATTCGTCTATAAAAATGAAAAAACCAGATGCTTTTTTGTTAGCCGAAGTTTACACGCCTAGCTTATATCGCGATTATATCAAAAAAGGAAAAATGGATTATCTGTATGATAAAGTACAGTTTTATGATACATTAAAACATGTGGTACAGGGTTATGGGAAAACGGATAATATTCCGCCTATTCTAAGTGATTTGGCAGATATTGAACATCATATGCTTCATTTTTTAGAAAACCATGATGAGCAACGTATCGCTAGTCCTGATTTTGCTGGCAAAGCGGAAAAAGGAAAGCCTGCTATGGTAGTTTCGGCAACATCAACTACAGCTCCAGTAATGATTTATTTTGGACAAGAAGTAGGTGAGGACGCCTCCGAAGAGCCTGGTTTTGGAGCGCCTACCCGAACATCGATTTTTGATTATATTGGAGTTCCTGCTCACCAACGTTGGGTTAATGATAAAAAGTTTGATGGTGGACAATTAACCGAGTCTGAAAAAGGTTTGAGAGATTTTTATAAACGTCTTTTAAATTTTACAATAAATAGTTCTGCATTAATGGGCGATTATGCCGATATCCATCAGTATAATCGAGAACACACAGAAAACTATACTGATAAATTGTTTTCTTTTGTGCGTTATAGTGATTCTGAAAAGGTTATCGTTGTTTCAAATTTTGATTCTGAAAACAGATTTGACTTTCATTTAAAAATACCTGAAAATATTATTAAATCATGGCAGTTATCTGATGGGGAATATGAGCTTGAAGATCAATTATATCATAAGGTTCTATTAAAATTAGTAGTTGAAAATGGACTCGGCAATGTCAATATTAATTTAATGCCTTTAGAATCTTTCATCTTAAAAATGAAATAA